A single Lactuca sativa cultivar Salinas chromosome 8, Lsat_Salinas_v11, whole genome shotgun sequence DNA region contains:
- the LOC111893814 gene encoding uncharacterized protein LOC111893814 isoform X2: MPRKVSYGVDFDEEYDAYDDYRDDYDYNHGNGIDEHETAWEPPVTKEEIVYQNVWRCPICTYDNDEYMSSCDICGVLRNPLIKSSNNGQSSTVDGICTNFGASMMAKSLFTSLPYESPRGAVTVNFQPQKDDSSRKEDTFSLHVHGKFHDLHNAIISEKSYKVNIVVPNLEKPSTSDAPSNKKIENANLKSNPKSSNKSPPLISKDKPQQMENNNMTQTHKISNEFNNITMSGESGTSKIANKGKMGKTVSRSQYKPEKWMLLDEGEDRLSQLNLAIVGHVDSGKSTLSGRLLHLLGQISQKQMHKFEKEAKLQGKGSFAYAWALDESVEERERGITMTVGVAFFNSKKHHVVVLDSPGHKDFVPNMISGATQADAAILVIDASLGAFEAGIDSAGGQTREHAQLIRSFGVDQIIVSVNKMDAVHYSKERFDHIKLQLGVFLRSCNFKDSNVTWVPLSAMENQNLVAPPSDARLLSWYKGGSLLEAIDALQPPAREYSKPLLMPICDVIKLPSQGQVSACGKLESGALRNGTKVMILPSGDIGTVRSLERDSQACSIARAGDNVAVTLQNIDANVVISGGVLCHPDFPVSVTNHLELKILVLDVQTPVLIGSQLEFHIHHAKEVARVAKIVSLLDAKTGKVTKKSPRCLVSKQTAIVEVMLQGEVCVDEFSSSRALGRVFLRSSGTTVAVGVVTRVIVDDQS; the protein is encoded by the exons ATGCCTCGCAAAGTATCATATGGAGTTGATTTTGATGAAGAGTATGATGCTTATGATGATTATCGTGATGATTATGATTATAATCATGGCAATGGCATAGATGAACACGAAACTG CTTGGGAACCTCCTGTTACAAAAGAAGAAATAGTGTATCAAAATGTTTGGCGTTGTCCCATTTGTACATATGATAATGATGAATATATGTCTTCATGTGATATATGTGGTGTTCTTCGCAACCCTTTAATCAAAAGCTCCAACAATGGCCAATCAAGTACAG TTGATGGAATATGCACAAACTTTGGAGCATCAATGATGGCAAAGTCTCTTTTTACATCATTGCCATATGAGTCACCAAGAGGGGCTGTAACTGTAAACTTTCAACCACAGAAAGATGATTCTTCAAGAAAAGAGGACACATTCTCTCTTCATGTGCATGGAAAATTCCATGATTTACATAATGCCATTATCTCTGAAAAATCTTACAAGGTTAACATAG TCGTACCCAACTTGGAGAAACCATCCACTTCTGATGCTCCTTCCAACAAGAAGATTGAAAATGCCAACTTGAAGTCAAATCCTAAATCTTCCAACAAATCACCACCATTGATTTCAAAAGATAAACCACAACAAATGGAGAACAATAACATGACACAAACACATAAGATTTCCAACGAATTTAACAACATTACCATGAGTGGCGAATCTGGAACTTCCAAAATTGCAAACAAGGGTAAAATGGGTAAAACTGTATCTCGCTCACAGTATAAACCTGAGAAATGGATGCTACTTGATGAAGGAGAAGATCGTCTGAGTCAGCTAAATCTTGCTATT GTTGGGCATGTGGATTCTGGAAAGTCAACACTTTCAGGAAGGCTGCTACACCTTTTGGGACAAATATCTCAGAAACAAATGCATAAATTTGAAAAGGAGGCTAAATTACAG GGGAAAGGTTCGTTTGCTTATGCATGGGCATTAGATGAGAGTGTTGAAGAACGAGAAAGGGGGATAACAATGACAGTTGGAGTTGCTTTTTTTAACTCAAAGAAACACCATGTTGTGGTGTTGGATTCACCAGGGCATAAAGATTTTGtcccaaacatgatatcaggtgcAACACAAGCAGATGCTGCAATTCTTGTTATTGATGCATCACTTGGTGCCTTTGAAGCAGGTATCGATAGTGCAGGAGGTCAAACACGGGAACACGCACAGCTGATTAGAAGCTTTGGTGTTGATCAAATCATTGTTTCTGTCAATAAAATGGACGCTGTTCATTACTCCAAGGAAAGGTTTGATCATATTAAACTTCAACTTGGAGTTTTTCTTCGTTCTTGTAATTTTAAAGATTCTAATGTCACGTGGGTCCCGTTGAGTGCCATGGAAAATCAAAACTTGGTTGCTCCTCCTTCTGATGCTCGATTGCTTTCCTG GTATAAGGGAGGTAGTTTGTTGGAAGCCATAGATGCTCTTCAACCTCCTGCTAGAGAATATTCTAAGCCTCTATTGATGCCTATTTGTGATGTCATCAAACTCCCATCTCAAGGTCAGGTATCTGCATGTGGGAAGTTAGAATCCGGAGCTCTTCGAAATGGAACAAAG GTTATGATTCTGCCATCTGGAGACATTGGAACAGTTCGATCTTTAGAACGTGATTCACAGGCGTGTAGCATTGCAAGAGCTGGAGATAATGTAGCTGTTACTCTACAaaatattgatgcaaatgttgtGATTTCGGGTGGTGTATTGTGTCACCCTGATTTTCCAGTGTCGGTTACAAACCATTTGGAGTTGAAGATTCTTGTTTTGGATGTCCAAACGCCAGTTTTAATCGGCTCTCAG TTggagtttcatatacaccatgcAAAGGAAGTAGCAAGAGTTGCAAAGATTGTGTCTTTGCTTGATGCAAAAACAGGGAAGGTTACCAAGAAGTCACCAAGATGTCTTGTATCCAAACAAACTGCCATAGTTGAG GTAATGCTTCAAGGGGAAGTATGTGTGGATGAATTCTCAAGTAGCAGAGCTCTTGGGAGGGTGTTTCTGAGATCATCAGGGACAACTGTTGCTGTTGGTGTGGTAACTAGAGTTATAGTAGATGACCAGAGTTAG
- the LOC111893814 gene encoding uncharacterized protein LOC111893814 isoform X3 → MPRKVSYGVDFDEEYDAYDDYRDDYDYNHGNGIDEHETAWEPPVTKEEIVYQNVWRCPICTYDNDEYMSSCDICGVLRNPLIKSSNNGQSSTVVPNLEKPSTSDAPSNKKIENANLKSNPKSSNKSPPLISKDKPQQMENNNMTQTHKISNEFNNITMSGESGTSKIANKGKMGKTVSRSQYKPEKWMLLDEGEDRLSQLNLAIVGHVDSGKSTLSGRLLHLLGQISQKQMHKFEKEAKLQGKGSFAYAWALDESVEERERGITMTVGVAFFNSKKHHVVVLDSPGHKDFVPNMISGATQADAAILVIDASLGAFEAGIDSAGGQTREHAQLIRSFGVDQIIVSVNKMDAVHYSKERFDHIKLQLGVFLRSCNFKDSNVTWVPLSAMENQNLVAPPSDARLLSWYKGGSLLEAIDALQPPAREYSKPLLMPICDVIKLPSQGQVSACGKLESGALRNGTKVMILPSGDIGTVRSLERDSQACSIARAGDNVAVTLQNIDANVVISGGVLCHPDFPVSVTNHLELKILVLDVQTPVLIGSQLEFHIHHAKEVARVAKIVSLLDAKTGKVTKKSPRCLVSKQTAIVEVMLQGEVCVDEFSSSRALGRVFLRSSGTTVAVGVVTRVIVDDQS, encoded by the exons ATGCCTCGCAAAGTATCATATGGAGTTGATTTTGATGAAGAGTATGATGCTTATGATGATTATCGTGATGATTATGATTATAATCATGGCAATGGCATAGATGAACACGAAACTG CTTGGGAACCTCCTGTTACAAAAGAAGAAATAGTGTATCAAAATGTTTGGCGTTGTCCCATTTGTACATATGATAATGATGAATATATGTCTTCATGTGATATATGTGGTGTTCTTCGCAACCCTTTAATCAAAAGCTCCAACAATGGCCAATCAAGTACAG TCGTACCCAACTTGGAGAAACCATCCACTTCTGATGCTCCTTCCAACAAGAAGATTGAAAATGCCAACTTGAAGTCAAATCCTAAATCTTCCAACAAATCACCACCATTGATTTCAAAAGATAAACCACAACAAATGGAGAACAATAACATGACACAAACACATAAGATTTCCAACGAATTTAACAACATTACCATGAGTGGCGAATCTGGAACTTCCAAAATTGCAAACAAGGGTAAAATGGGTAAAACTGTATCTCGCTCACAGTATAAACCTGAGAAATGGATGCTACTTGATGAAGGAGAAGATCGTCTGAGTCAGCTAAATCTTGCTATT GTTGGGCATGTGGATTCTGGAAAGTCAACACTTTCAGGAAGGCTGCTACACCTTTTGGGACAAATATCTCAGAAACAAATGCATAAATTTGAAAAGGAGGCTAAATTACAG GGGAAAGGTTCGTTTGCTTATGCATGGGCATTAGATGAGAGTGTTGAAGAACGAGAAAGGGGGATAACAATGACAGTTGGAGTTGCTTTTTTTAACTCAAAGAAACACCATGTTGTGGTGTTGGATTCACCAGGGCATAAAGATTTTGtcccaaacatgatatcaggtgcAACACAAGCAGATGCTGCAATTCTTGTTATTGATGCATCACTTGGTGCCTTTGAAGCAGGTATCGATAGTGCAGGAGGTCAAACACGGGAACACGCACAGCTGATTAGAAGCTTTGGTGTTGATCAAATCATTGTTTCTGTCAATAAAATGGACGCTGTTCATTACTCCAAGGAAAGGTTTGATCATATTAAACTTCAACTTGGAGTTTTTCTTCGTTCTTGTAATTTTAAAGATTCTAATGTCACGTGGGTCCCGTTGAGTGCCATGGAAAATCAAAACTTGGTTGCTCCTCCTTCTGATGCTCGATTGCTTTCCTG GTATAAGGGAGGTAGTTTGTTGGAAGCCATAGATGCTCTTCAACCTCCTGCTAGAGAATATTCTAAGCCTCTATTGATGCCTATTTGTGATGTCATCAAACTCCCATCTCAAGGTCAGGTATCTGCATGTGGGAAGTTAGAATCCGGAGCTCTTCGAAATGGAACAAAG GTTATGATTCTGCCATCTGGAGACATTGGAACAGTTCGATCTTTAGAACGTGATTCACAGGCGTGTAGCATTGCAAGAGCTGGAGATAATGTAGCTGTTACTCTACAaaatattgatgcaaatgttgtGATTTCGGGTGGTGTATTGTGTCACCCTGATTTTCCAGTGTCGGTTACAAACCATTTGGAGTTGAAGATTCTTGTTTTGGATGTCCAAACGCCAGTTTTAATCGGCTCTCAG TTggagtttcatatacaccatgcAAAGGAAGTAGCAAGAGTTGCAAAGATTGTGTCTTTGCTTGATGCAAAAACAGGGAAGGTTACCAAGAAGTCACCAAGATGTCTTGTATCCAAACAAACTGCCATAGTTGAG GTAATGCTTCAAGGGGAAGTATGTGTGGATGAATTCTCAAGTAGCAGAGCTCTTGGGAGGGTGTTTCTGAGATCATCAGGGACAACTGTTGCTGTTGGTGTGGTAACTAGAGTTATAGTAGATGACCAGAGTTAG
- the LOC111893814 gene encoding uncharacterized protein LOC111893814 isoform X1, whose amino-acid sequence MPRKVSYGVDFDEEYDAYDDYRDDYDYNHGNGIDEHETAWEPPVTKEEIVYQNVWRCPICTYDNDEYMSSCDICGVLRNPLIKSSNNGQSSTVDGICTNFGASMMAKSLFTSLPYESPRGAVTVNFQPQKDDSSRKEDTFSLHVHGKFHDLHNAIISEKSYKVNIAPFKFDIPSPDDVVSLGLKSYKLGSKVVPNLEKPSTSDAPSNKKIENANLKSNPKSSNKSPPLISKDKPQQMENNNMTQTHKISNEFNNITMSGESGTSKIANKGKMGKTVSRSQYKPEKWMLLDEGEDRLSQLNLAIVGHVDSGKSTLSGRLLHLLGQISQKQMHKFEKEAKLQGKGSFAYAWALDESVEERERGITMTVGVAFFNSKKHHVVVLDSPGHKDFVPNMISGATQADAAILVIDASLGAFEAGIDSAGGQTREHAQLIRSFGVDQIIVSVNKMDAVHYSKERFDHIKLQLGVFLRSCNFKDSNVTWVPLSAMENQNLVAPPSDARLLSWYKGGSLLEAIDALQPPAREYSKPLLMPICDVIKLPSQGQVSACGKLESGALRNGTKVMILPSGDIGTVRSLERDSQACSIARAGDNVAVTLQNIDANVVISGGVLCHPDFPVSVTNHLELKILVLDVQTPVLIGSQLEFHIHHAKEVARVAKIVSLLDAKTGKVTKKSPRCLVSKQTAIVEVMLQGEVCVDEFSSSRALGRVFLRSSGTTVAVGVVTRVIVDDQS is encoded by the exons ATGCCTCGCAAAGTATCATATGGAGTTGATTTTGATGAAGAGTATGATGCTTATGATGATTATCGTGATGATTATGATTATAATCATGGCAATGGCATAGATGAACACGAAACTG CTTGGGAACCTCCTGTTACAAAAGAAGAAATAGTGTATCAAAATGTTTGGCGTTGTCCCATTTGTACATATGATAATGATGAATATATGTCTTCATGTGATATATGTGGTGTTCTTCGCAACCCTTTAATCAAAAGCTCCAACAATGGCCAATCAAGTACAG TTGATGGAATATGCACAAACTTTGGAGCATCAATGATGGCAAAGTCTCTTTTTACATCATTGCCATATGAGTCACCAAGAGGGGCTGTAACTGTAAACTTTCAACCACAGAAAGATGATTCTTCAAGAAAAGAGGACACATTCTCTCTTCATGTGCATGGAAAATTCCATGATTTACATAATGCCATTATCTCTGAAAAATCTTACAAGGTTAACATAG CCCCTTTCAAGTTTGATATCCCATCTCcagatgatgttgtttctttggGATTGAAGTCTTACAAATTAGGTTCCAAAG TCGTACCCAACTTGGAGAAACCATCCACTTCTGATGCTCCTTCCAACAAGAAGATTGAAAATGCCAACTTGAAGTCAAATCCTAAATCTTCCAACAAATCACCACCATTGATTTCAAAAGATAAACCACAACAAATGGAGAACAATAACATGACACAAACACATAAGATTTCCAACGAATTTAACAACATTACCATGAGTGGCGAATCTGGAACTTCCAAAATTGCAAACAAGGGTAAAATGGGTAAAACTGTATCTCGCTCACAGTATAAACCTGAGAAATGGATGCTACTTGATGAAGGAGAAGATCGTCTGAGTCAGCTAAATCTTGCTATT GTTGGGCATGTGGATTCTGGAAAGTCAACACTTTCAGGAAGGCTGCTACACCTTTTGGGACAAATATCTCAGAAACAAATGCATAAATTTGAAAAGGAGGCTAAATTACAG GGGAAAGGTTCGTTTGCTTATGCATGGGCATTAGATGAGAGTGTTGAAGAACGAGAAAGGGGGATAACAATGACAGTTGGAGTTGCTTTTTTTAACTCAAAGAAACACCATGTTGTGGTGTTGGATTCACCAGGGCATAAAGATTTTGtcccaaacatgatatcaggtgcAACACAAGCAGATGCTGCAATTCTTGTTATTGATGCATCACTTGGTGCCTTTGAAGCAGGTATCGATAGTGCAGGAGGTCAAACACGGGAACACGCACAGCTGATTAGAAGCTTTGGTGTTGATCAAATCATTGTTTCTGTCAATAAAATGGACGCTGTTCATTACTCCAAGGAAAGGTTTGATCATATTAAACTTCAACTTGGAGTTTTTCTTCGTTCTTGTAATTTTAAAGATTCTAATGTCACGTGGGTCCCGTTGAGTGCCATGGAAAATCAAAACTTGGTTGCTCCTCCTTCTGATGCTCGATTGCTTTCCTG GTATAAGGGAGGTAGTTTGTTGGAAGCCATAGATGCTCTTCAACCTCCTGCTAGAGAATATTCTAAGCCTCTATTGATGCCTATTTGTGATGTCATCAAACTCCCATCTCAAGGTCAGGTATCTGCATGTGGGAAGTTAGAATCCGGAGCTCTTCGAAATGGAACAAAG GTTATGATTCTGCCATCTGGAGACATTGGAACAGTTCGATCTTTAGAACGTGATTCACAGGCGTGTAGCATTGCAAGAGCTGGAGATAATGTAGCTGTTACTCTACAaaatattgatgcaaatgttgtGATTTCGGGTGGTGTATTGTGTCACCCTGATTTTCCAGTGTCGGTTACAAACCATTTGGAGTTGAAGATTCTTGTTTTGGATGTCCAAACGCCAGTTTTAATCGGCTCTCAG TTggagtttcatatacaccatgcAAAGGAAGTAGCAAGAGTTGCAAAGATTGTGTCTTTGCTTGATGCAAAAACAGGGAAGGTTACCAAGAAGTCACCAAGATGTCTTGTATCCAAACAAACTGCCATAGTTGAG GTAATGCTTCAAGGGGAAGTATGTGTGGATGAATTCTCAAGTAGCAGAGCTCTTGGGAGGGTGTTTCTGAGATCATCAGGGACAACTGTTGCTGTTGGTGTGGTAACTAGAGTTATAGTAGATGACCAGAGTTAG
- the LOC111893829 gene encoding pentatricopeptide repeat-containing protein At1g60770 has product MSSSLFLQRFGRTKSLTKRSTKKYLEEALYRRLLKDGGSDVSVRQNLNQFLKSKKKAYKWEVDHTLKVLRSRKRYASALKLSETMAERGMNKTITDQAVHLDLISKTRGITAAESYFINLPEQSKNHFTYGPLLNHYCKHQMTEKAESMFQKMKELNLTLTSLHYNSILTLYEKSQQPEKIPQIILEMKSTEVKPDVLTYNIWMRAVSAMNDISGVERVINEMSRDENVSPDWTTYSNLASIYIDSNLIKKAENALKELEKINSHKNLSAFQHLITLYGKTRNLLEVYRVWRSLKLAFPKTANISYLNMITVLVKLNDLPGAEKLFREWVSGCSNYDIRIVNVLIGGYLKENLFEKGEELKEVSRRRGGKPNSKTWELFLNYYLEKGEIGKAVECVENAISTGEKWGPAVTVVGKIMGHFEGIKDVDGAEGFVRVLEKVDGGGGGGVEVLEGLIRCYAAAGRTSAVVRRRVKMENVELSDEGKSLLEKISVA; this is encoded by the exons ATGTCGTCATCTCTGTTTCTTCAACGTTTCGGGAGGACAAAGAGCTTAACAAAGAGGTCGACTAAGAAGTATTTAGAAGAAGCGCTTTACAGGCGGCTTCTTAAAGATGGCGGATCAGATGTTAGTGTTAGACAAAATTTGAATCAGTTTCTTAAATCCAAAAAGAAAGCTTACAAATGGGAGGTGGATCACACGCTCAAAGTCCTTCGCAGTCGCAAGCGTTACGCCTCTGCCCTCAAG CTATCAGAAACAATGGCAGAAAGAGGCATGAACAAGACAATCACAGATCAAGCCGTCCATCTAGACCTAATCTCCAAAACCCGAGGAATAACAGCCGCCGAATCTTATTTCATTAATCTCCCAGAACAATCAAAAAACCACTTCACATATGGCCCACTTCTAAACCACTACTGCAAACACCAAATGACAGAAAAAGCCGAATCCATGTTCCAAAAAATGAAAGAACTAAACCTAACTTTAACCTCCCTCCATTACAACAGCATCCTAACCCTATACGAAAAATCCCAACAACCCGAAAAAATCCCACAAATCATCCTCGAAATGAAGTCAACCGAAGTCAAACCCGATGTCTTAACCTACAACATCTGGATGAGGGCCGTTTCCGCCATGAACGATATCTCCGGGGTCGAAAGAGTAATTAACGAAATGTCAAGGGACGAAAACGTTTCTCCAGACTGGACAACGTATTCGAATCTCGCATCGATTTACATCGATTCTAATTTGATCAAAAAAGCCGAAAACGCCCTCAAGGAATTAGAAAAGATAAATTCCCACAAGAATCTCTCGGCTTTTCAACATTTGATTACGTTATACGGAAAGACCCGGAACCTTCTAGAAGTTTACCGCGTATGGCGTTCGTTAAAACTCGCGTTCCCAAAAACCGCGAATATTAGTTATTTAAATATGATTACGGTTTTGGTGAAATTAAATGATTTAccaggagctgagaaattgtttCGGGAATGGGTTTCGGGGTGTTCGAATTATGATATTCGAATTGTGAATGTTTTAATCGGAGGTTATTTAAAAGAGAATTTATTTGAAAAAGGTGAAGAGTTAAAAGAGGTGTCTCGTAGGCGAGGTGGGAAACCGAATTCAAAAACTTGGGAGTTGTTTTtgaattattatttggaaaaaggGGAGATTGGAAAAGCGGTTGAGTGTGTTGAGAATGCGATTTCAACCGGGGAAAAGTGGGGCCCGGCGGTTACGGTTGTTGGGAAGATTATGGGACATTTTGAGGGGATTAAGGATGTTGATGGGGCGGAAGGTTTTGTTAGGGTTTTGGAGAAGGTTgatggcggcggtggtggtggtgtggAGGTGTTGGAGGGTTTGATTCGGTGTTATGCGGCGGCTGGGAGGACGAGTGCGGTTGTTAGGCGAAGGGTAAAGATGGAAAATGTGGAGTTGAGTGATGAAGGGAAGAGTTTGCTTGAAAAGATATCGGTTGCatga